GGTTTTCACCTCGCTTACCAGCACTTCCAGTTCATGACGCAGGAACAGTTTAAGATCAACTAAAACCTGGTCATTACGGGAACGTCCGCTGTGAATCTTCTTACCAACTTCTCCGAGTCTGCGGGTCAGCAGTAATTCCACCTGTGAGTGAATGTCTTCCACACCCTCTTCCAGTATGAAGTTACCTTCCTGTATCTCTTTGTAGATCTGTTTTAATTCCTTCTGCAGCACAGTCAGCTCTTCTGCTGTCAGCAAGCCAATGCTTTCCAGCATAGTGGTGTGTGCAAGTGAGCCCAGCACGTCAAATGGCGCGAGATAAGCGTCCATTTCACGGTCTTTTCCCACTGTGAATTTGTCCACTTCTGCCAGTGCAGTTTTATCTTTTTGCCATATTTTCATATTCTACAGGATTTCTTCGAGTAAAGTAATATAACTGTCTATACCCTGACGAATTTCGTCGAGGTAAATGTATTCGTCTGCCGTATGCGAACGGGCGGAATCACCGGGTCCCATCTTGATGGAAGTTCCTGGTATCAGTGCCTGATCGGAAGTGGTCGGCGAGCCATAAGTTGTTTTGCCATGACGCAGGCCAGCCTGTACAAACGGATGATCTGCCGGGATACCGGAAGGACGCATACGCATTGAACGTGGCGTTACCTCGCATTGTACATTGGCACGGATGATCTCGAGCACTTCTTCCAGCGTATATTGTTCGGTCACACGTACATCGACCACAAAGGTACAATCAGCCGGTACAACGTTATGTGCTTTATTGGAAGTATTGATCACTGTCACACTCATTTTAACGGGTCCCAGCGTATCAGATACTTTCGGAAAACGGTAGGTACGGAACCATTCCAGGTCAGGCATTGCTTTATAGAAAGCGTTTTCCCCTTCATCACGGGCGGCGTGTCCTGCCTTACCGTGCACGGTACAATCCAGTACCATCAGCCCTTTTTCGGCAGTAGCCAGTTGCGTTTGTGTCGGCTCTCCCACAATAGCGAATTCAATAGCCGGCAATTCTCCAAGAATGCTTTCAACACCATTCCGGCCACTGATCTCTTCTTCTGCTGTTGCTGTGAGGATGATGTTATAAGCCATATCGTTACGCTCATAGAAATGCAGGAAGGTAGCAATAAGACTTACCAGGCATCCGCCGGCGTCATTGCTGCCAAGGCCGTACAATTTACCATCAACAACATCAGGGGAAAAGGGGTCGCGTGTGTATTGCGGGTTAGGCTTTACAGTATCGTGATGAGAATTAAAAACAATTACGGGCTTTGCAGGATCATAGTGTTTATTCTTTGCCCATATGTTATTCAGGTGCTGCTGGAAAGGAATATTCCTTTCTTTCAAAAATTCACCGATCAGTTGAGCTGTCCCCTGTTCTTCCCTGCTAATAGAAGGAATGGAGATCAGCCCTTTCAATAATGTTACTGCATCATCATACAGTCGTTGGTTCCACATAGGTTTAGCGTATTAAGGTACCCGCTACTGTGTCTGTGGTGTTGCTCTGTACGTCATCAGCGTGACCTATCAGCACTTCTGCCACACCACTTTCAATAGCTGCGAAAGCATTTTCCAGTTTAGGCAGGATTCCGTCTGTCAGTACGTTATCAGCTTTTAATTCTTCGTAGATCTGACGGTCTATCAGATTGATGACTGCATTATCATCATTTGCATCATGCAATACACCTTTCTTTTCGAAACAATAGATCAGTCTTACACTGTAGTGTTGAGACAAAGCGATGGCGAGAGAAGAAGCGATAGTATCTGCATTGGTATTCAGGATCTGTCCCTTACCGTCGTGTGTAAGCGGCGCGAATACCGGCGTCATACCAGCTTCCAGCAATGCTTGCAGCGGTGCAGCCTGTACGCTGTCAGTGGTCACATCTCCTACAAATCCGAAGTCTATTTCTTTCACAGGGCGTTTCACTGCAGGAATAATATTGGCATCTGCACCGGTGAGACCGATCGCGTTACATCCATTCGCCTGCAGCTTAGCAACCAGCTGTTTGTTCACTAATCCTCCGTACACCATTGTCACTACGTCAATCGTAGCAGCATCGGTGATGCGGCGGCCGTTCACATACCTTGATGCTATACCTAACTGATCGCCCATGCGGGTGGCTATTTTGCCACCCCCATGGATGAGTATCTTCTTTCCCTTTATAGCAGCGAACTTTTGCAGGAACGCTTCCAGTAAGGTAGGATTATCGATGACGTTTCCGCCTACTTTTATTACGAACAGATCGATCATACGATATTACCTTTTAATATCTCGCTTAATACAGCCTGCGCTGCCCATACGCGGTTGGCCGCTTCCGGGATCACGATAGCATTAGGGCCGTCCAGTACCTCATCTGCAATTACCACGTTCCTTCTTACAGGCAGGCAGTGCATAATTTTAGCAGCATTAGTGCCTTTCAGTTTATCATTGGTTACCATCCAGCTGCTATCCGTGCAGGTGATCTTGCCATAATCTTTATAGGAAGACCAGTTCTTCACGTATACGAAGTCAGCACCTTCCAGTGCTTTATCCTGATCGTATTCGATCTGTGCATTACCGGTGAATTTCGGGTCCAGCTCATATCCTTCGGGATGGGTGATCACAAAGTCAGCTTCACCCCAGCCATTGATCCACTGAGCGAAAGAGTTTGGAACAGCCTGTGGCAGCGGTTTTACGTGCGGCGCCCAGGTCATTACCACTTTCGGTCTGCGGGGCTGCTGCCATTGCTCCTTAATGGTGATCACATCCGTTAAGCTCTGCAAAGGGTGTAGCGTAGCGCTTTCGAGGCTTACAACAGGCACACCTGCATACTTAATGAACTGATTGATATATTTCTCCTTGTAATCAGATTCTTTATCTTTCAGGCCCGGGAATGTACGGATCGCCATGATATCGAAGTACTGCCCCATTACAGCTGCAGCTTCTTTCACGTGTTCCGATGTATTTCCGTTCATGATAGCGCCATCATTCATTTCCAGCTGCCAGCCTTCCTTGTCTATGTTAAATACTACCACTTCCATTCCCAGGTTCTTCGCCGCCACCTGCGTACTCAGACGTGTTCGCAGACTGGGGTTCAGGAATATCATACCCAGTGTTTTGTTCTCACCTAAAGTTCTGTCTTTGAAAGGCTGTTTTTTGTAGTCCAGTGCGATATCCACTAAACGCGGGACACTTGGAACATCATCTACGGAAATAAATTGTTTCATTTTTAGTATGGCTCTGATGATGATTTATTTAGTTTTTCTCTACTTCCTGTTTGAACGCAGTCAGGAACTGATCTGCATGTTCCATGGTCAGTGCCAGGGAAGGCAGCAGTCTGATCACGTTCGGCTTCGCTTCACCGGTAAAGATCCTGTGCTTAAACAACAATTCTTTTCTCACATGGTTCAGCGACTCCGGCAACTCGATACCGATCATCAGGCCTCTGCCTCTTACTTCTTTTACCTGTGGGAATTGTTTCAGCTGTTCGATCAGGTATCCGCCTACTTTAGCTGCATTTGCGATCAGATCATCCTGCTCGATCACTTCCAGCACGGAGAGTGCAGCAGCGCAGGCCAGGTGGTTACCACCGAAGGTTGTGCCCAGCAGACCGTAAGAAGCCTGGATATGCGGCGCGATGATGATAGCACCGATCGGGAAGCCGTTACCCATACCTTTTGCCATTGTGTAGATGTCAGCATTTACACCAGCAAAATCATGAGAGTAGAATTTACCGCTTCTGCCATAACCACACTGTACGCTATCTGCAATAAATACAGCGTTATGTGCATCACACAGACTTCTGATCTTTTGCAGGAAAGATTCACTGGCAACCTGGATACCGCCTACGCCCTGAATACCTTCGATGATAACAGAAGATACTTCATATTGTTTAAATGCGGCTTCCAGTGCGGCTTCATCCTGCCATGGCAGGAATACCACGTTATCAGTTTCATTCACAGGCGCCACGATCTTTGGATTATCGGTCGCAGCTACAGCCAGTGACGTTCTGCCGTGGAACGACTTTTTAAACGCAATGATCTTCTTCTTACCGTTGTGGAAAGAGGCCAGTTTCAGCGCGTTTTCATTTGCTTCAGCACCGGAATTACAAAGGAACAGCTGGTAATCTTCCTTACCGGAGATCTTACCCAGTTTTTCTGCCAGTTGCTGTTGCAATGGTATTTTGATAGAGTTGGAATAGAACCCTACTTTACTTAACTGATCAGTTAATCTCTTTACGTAATGCGGGTGTGTATGACCGATGGAGATAA
The DNA window shown above is from Chitinophaga agri and carries:
- a CDS encoding aspartate aminotransferase family protein; this encodes MQLFDVYPINDITIERAAGSNVWDDKGNQYLDLYGGHAVISIGHTHPHYVKRLTDQLSKVGFYSNSIKIPLQQQLAEKLGKISGKEDYQLFLCNSGAEANENALKLASFHNGKKKIIAFKKSFHGRTSLAVAATDNPKIVAPVNETDNVVFLPWQDEAALEAAFKQYEVSSVIIEGIQGVGGIQVASESFLQKIRSLCDAHNAVFIADSVQCGYGRSGKFYSHDFAGVNADIYTMAKGMGNGFPIGAIIIAPHIQASYGLLGTTFGGNHLACAAALSVLEVIEQDDLIANAAKVGGYLIEQLKQFPQVKEVRGRGLMIGIELPESLNHVRKELLFKHRIFTGEAKPNVIRLLPSLALTMEHADQFLTAFKQEVEKN
- a CDS encoding N-acetylornithine carbamoyltransferase; translated protein: MKQFISVDDVPSVPRLVDIALDYKKQPFKDRTLGENKTLGMIFLNPSLRTRLSTQVAAKNLGMEVVVFNIDKEGWQLEMNDGAIMNGNTSEHVKEAAAVMGQYFDIMAIRTFPGLKDKESDYKEKYINQFIKYAGVPVVSLESATLHPLQSLTDVITIKEQWQQPRRPKVVMTWAPHVKPLPQAVPNSFAQWINGWGEADFVITHPEGYELDPKFTGNAQIEYDQDKALEGADFVYVKNWSSYKDYGKITCTDSSWMVTNDKLKGTNAAKIMHCLPVRRNVVIADEVLDGPNAIVIPEAANRVWAAQAVLSEILKGNIV
- the argB gene encoding acetylglutamate kinase; this translates as MIDLFVIKVGGNVIDNPTLLEAFLQKFAAIKGKKILIHGGGKIATRMGDQLGIASRYVNGRRITDAATIDVVTMVYGGLVNKQLVAKLQANGCNAIGLTGADANIIPAVKRPVKEIDFGFVGDVTTDSVQAAPLQALLEAGMTPVFAPLTHDGKGQILNTNADTIASSLAIALSQHYSVRLIYCFEKKGVLHDANDDNAVINLIDRQIYEELKADNVLTDGILPKLENAFAAIESGVAEVLIGHADDVQSNTTDTVAGTLIR
- a CDS encoding M20 family metallo-hydrolase, with translation MWNQRLYDDAVTLLKGLISIPSISREEQGTAQLIGEFLKERNIPFQQHLNNIWAKNKHYDPAKPVIVFNSHHDTVKPNPQYTRDPFSPDVVDGKLYGLGSNDAGGCLVSLIATFLHFYERNDMAYNIILTATAEEEISGRNGVESILGELPAIEFAIVGEPTQTQLATAEKGLMVLDCTVHGKAGHAARDEGENAFYKAMPDLEWFRTYRFPKVSDTLGPVKMSVTVINTSNKAHNVVPADCTFVVDVRVTEQYTLEEVLEIIRANVQCEVTPRSMRMRPSGIPADHPFVQAGLRHGKTTYGSPTTSDQALIPGTSIKMGPGDSARSHTADEYIYLDEIRQGIDSYITLLEEIL